One window of the Primulina eburnea isolate SZY01 chromosome 18, ASM2296580v1, whole genome shotgun sequence genome contains the following:
- the LOC140819961 gene encoding uncharacterized protein: MASGWRRGFGNVRSFVGNSLGGLRGTSSLASWVVAGTLAYFLWVRPSQQLKREQQERAAAAASDPYRYVEKRKPIPDAQETGLVYGSKNGAKISEGSSRS; the protein is encoded by the exons ATGGCGAGCGGTTGGAGGAGAGGGTTTGGGAACGTCAGATCCTTCGTCGGCAATTCCCTGGGCGGATTGAGGGGAACCAGCAGTTTAGCCTCTTGGGTTGTCGCCGGAACACTAGCTTATTTCCTCTGGGTCCGCCCTTCGCAGCAGCTCAAAAGGGAACAGCAG GAgagggcggcggcggcggcttcAGACCCTTACCGATATGTTGAGAAACGGAAACCAATTCCGGATGCTCAG GAAACTGGATTGGTGTATGGCAGTAAAAATGGGGCGAAAATTTCTGAGGGAAGTTCCAGGTCATGA
- the LOC140819824 gene encoding coatomer subunit alpha-1-like, protein MLTKFETKSNRVKGLSFHSKRPWILASLHSGVIQLWDYRMGTLIDRFDEHDGPVRGVHFHKTQPLFVSGGDDYKIKVWNYKLHRCLFTLLGHLDYIRTVQFHHEYPWIVSASDDQTIRIWNWQSRTCISVLTGHNHYVMCASFHHKEDLVVSASLDQTVRVWDIGALRKKTVSPADDILRLSQMNTDFFGGVDAVVKYVLEGHDRGVNWASFHPTLPLIVSGADDRQVKIWRMNDTKAWEVDTLRGHMNNVSCVLFHSRQDIIVSNSEDKSIRVWDATKRTGLQTFRREHDRFWILSAHPEMNLLAAGHDSGMIVFKLERERPAFSVSGDSVFYVKDRFLRSFEYSSQKDTQLIPIRRPGSNSLNQGPRTLSYSPTENAVLICSDVDGGSYELYVVPKDSSGRGDTGQEAKRGVGGSAVFVARNRFAVLEKSSNQVLVKNLKNEIVKKSVLPIATDAIFYAGTGNLLCRAEDRVVIFDLQQRNVLGDLQTPFVRYVVWSPEMDSVALLSKHSIVIADKKLVHRCTLHETIRVKSGSWDDNGVFIYTTLTHIKYCLPNGDSGIIKTLDVPVYITKIYGNTVFCLDREGKNRPIIIDSTEYIFKLSLLGKRYDQVMSMIKKSELCGQAMIAYLQQKGFPQVALYFVKDERTRFNLALESGNIEKALESAKKIDEKDHWYRLGVEALRQGNAGIVEYAYQKTKNFGRLSFHYLITGNLEKLSKMMRIAEVKNDVMGQFHDALYLGDVQERVKILKNAGHLPLAYVTAKVHGLNGIAEGIAGELGDNVPSLPGKAELLTPPSPVLCAGDWPLLMVSKGIFEGGLDDDTVKDGHEDYEEAADADWGEGLDIGEVDNMQNGDINALLEDDDKEENEEGGWGLEDLDLPADADTPRTAPHARSSVFVAPTPGIPVGQIWAQRSSLAAEHAAAGDFDTAMRLLSRQLGIRNFSPLKPLFIDIHMGSHTYLRAFSSAPVISVAVERGWNESASPNVRSPPALVFNFSQLDEKLKAGYKSTTAGKFSEALRLFQSILHTIPLIVVETRREVDEVKELIIIVKEYVLGLKMELQRRELKDDPVRQQELAAYFTHCNLQIPHTRLALLNAMTVCYKAQNLSTAANFANRLLETNPSNENQARTARQVLQAAGRNMKDATQLKYDFRNPFVLCGATYVPIYRGQRDITCPYCSTHFVPSQEGQLCTVCDLAVVGSDASGLRCSPTQR, encoded by the exons ATGCTGACGAAGTTCGAGACGAAGAGTAATAGAGTAAAAGGCCTGAGCTTCCACAGCAAGAGGCCATGGATCTTGGCGAGTCTCCACAGCGGAGTGATCCAGCTCTGGGATTACAGGATGGGCACCCTCATTGATCGGTTTGACGAGCACGATGGACCCGTCCGTGGCGTCCATTTTCATAAGACGCAGCCGCTTTTCGTGTCCGGAG GTGATGATTACAAGATCAAGGTGTGGAATTATAAATTGCACAGGTGTCTATTTACCCTTCTGGGTCATCTTGATTATATCCGGACTGTTCAATTTCATCACGAGTATCCCTGGATTGTAAGCGCTAGTGATGATCAAACTATTAGAATATGGAACTGGCAGTCACGAACTTGCATTTCTGTTTTGACTGGGCACAACCATTATGTAATGTGTGCATCATTTCACCACAAAGAAGACTTGGTTGTGTCTGCCTCCTTGGATCAGACAGTACGTGTTTGGGATATCGGTGCCTTGAGGAAAAAAACAGTATCTCCTGCTGATGACATATTGCGATTGTCTCAAATGAACACAGACTTCTTTGGTGGTGTTGATGCTGTTGTCAAATATGTCTTAGAAGGCCATGATAGAGGGGTGAACTGGGCTTCCTTCCATCCCACTCTCCCTCTGATTGTTTCTGGAGCAGATGACCGCCAAGTGAAAATCTGGCGCATGAATG ATACTAAAGCTTGGGAGGTGGATACATTGAGAGGCCACATGAACAATGTGTCATGTGTTTTGTTCCATTCAAGACAAGATATCATTGTCTCCAACTCAGAGGACAAGAGCATCAGAGTTTGGGATGCTACAAAAAGGACCGGTCTACAGACTTTTCGTAGGGAACATGATAGATTCTGGATTCTTTCAGCCCATCCTGAGATGAATCTTCTGGCTGCTGGTCATGATAGTGGCATGATTGTTTTTAAGTTGGAGAGAGAGCGCCCTGCCTTTTCCGTTAGTGGTGATTCAGTCTTCTATGTCAAGGATCGGTTTCTACGGTCCTTTGAGTATTCATCTCAAAAAGATACTCAGCTGATACCAATTCGCCGACCTGGTTCTAATAGTTTAAATCAAGGGCCTCGAACTCTTTCTTACAGTCCTACCGAGAATGCTGTATTGATTTGCTCTGATGTGGATGGGGGATCATATGAACTCTATGTTGTTCCTAAAGACAGCTCTGGAAGAGGTGACACAGGTCAAGAGGCAAAACGAGGTGTTGGAGGATCAGCAGTTTTTGTGGCTCGAAATAGGTTTGCTGTGCTGGAGAAGAGCAGCAATCAGGTCTTGGTCAAGAAcctgaaaaatgaaatagtgaAAAAGAGTGTTCTTCCTATTGCTACTGATGCTATATTCTATGCGGGCACTGGAAATCTTCTCTGCAGGGCTGAGGACAGGGTTGTGATCTTTGATCTTCAACAAAGGAATGTTCTTGGAGATCTTCAAACTCCATTTGTTAGGTACGTGGTCTGGTCTCCGGAAATGGACTCTGTTGCTTTATTGAGCAAGCACTCTATTGTTATTGCTGATAAAAAGCTCGTGCACCGCTGTACTCTTCATGAGACCATTCGTGTCAAGAGTGGATCATGGGATGATAATGGTGTCTTCATCTATACTACACTCACACATATCAAGTATTGTCTTCCAAATGGGGACAGTGGAATTATCAAGACGTTGGATGTGCCTGTAtatattacaaaaatatatGGGAACACTGTATTTTGCCTGGACAGAGAGGGGAAGAACCGTCCTATCATTATAGATTCAACAGAATATATCTTTAAGTTATCCCTGCTTGGGAAGAGATATGATCAAGTGATGAGCATGATAAAAAAATCTGAACTATGTGGACAGGCCATGATTGCTTATCTGCAGCAGAAGGGATTCCCACAAGTTGCTCTTTACTTTGTGAAGGATGAAAGAACTCGATTTAACTTAGCCCTTGAAAGCGGTAACATCGAAAAAGCCCTGGAATCTGCTAAGAAGATTGATGAGAAAGACCACTGGTACAGGCTAGGGGTGGAGGCCCTTCGTCAGGGAAATGCTGGGATTGTTGAATACGCGTACCAAAAGACCAAAAACTTTGGTAGGCTGTCATTTCATTATCTGATAACTGGTAATCTTGAAAAACTGTCCAAAATGATGAGGATTGCTGAGGTCAAGAACGATGTTATGGGCCAGTTCCATGATGCACTATATCTTGGTGATGTGCAGGAGCGAGTTAAGATTCTGAAAAATGCAGGCCATCTCCCTCTTGCCTATGTCACAGCCAAAGTCCATGGGCTCAATGGCATTGCGGAGGGTATAGCTGGGGAACTTGGGGATAATGTTCCTTCTTTACCTGGGAAAGCCGAACTGTTAACACCCCCGAGTCCGGTCTTATGTGCTGGTGATTGGCCATTGTTAATGGTCAGTAAAGGAATTTTTGAAGGTGGCCTTGATGATGATACTGTCAAAGATGGACATGAGGATTATGAAGAGGCCGCAGATGCTGATTGGGGCGAGGGCTTGGATATCGGTGAGGTGGACAATATGCAGAATGGGGACATAAACGCATTGCTGGAGGATGATGATAAGGAGGAGAATGAAGAAGGAGGATGGGGTCTGGAGGACTTGGATCTGCCTGCTGATGCTGACACTCCAAGAACAGCTCCACATGCACGTTCTTCTGTATTTGTCGCCCCAACCCCTGGTATTCCCGTAGGCCAGATTTGGGCCCAAAGATCGTCCCTTGCCGCAGAACATGCTGCTGCGGGAGACTTTGACACAGCAATGCGCCTATTGAGCCGTCAGTTAGGGATAAGGAATTTCTCTCCTTTGAAGCCTCTTTTTATTGACATTCACATGGGCAGTCACACTTACCTACGGGCCTTCTCCTCGGCTCCGGTGATATCAGTGGCTGTGGAAAGAGGTTGGAACGAGTCAGCAAGTCCCAATGTGCGGTCCCCCCCTGCACTTGTGTTTAATTTCTCTCAATTAGATGAGAAGCTCAAGGCTGGTTACAAGTCTACGACTGCTGGAAAGTTTTCTGAAGCTCTTAGACTTTTTCAATCTATTCTTCACACAATCCCACTTATTGTGGTTGAGACGCGGAGAGAAGTGGACGAAGTTAAGGAGTTGATTATCATAGTGAAGGAGTATGTTTTGGGTTTGAAGATGGAGCTTCAGAGGAGGGAATTGAAGGACGACCCTGTTCGTCAGCAGGAACTTGCTGCCTATTTCACCCACTGCAACCTCCAGATTCCCCACACACGACTCGCATTATTGAATGCCATGACTGTTTGCTACAAGGCCCAGAATCTGAGCACTGCTGCCAACTTTGCCAACCGACTTCTGGAAACCAACCCGAGTAACGAAAACCAAGCTCGAACCGCTCGACAGGTTCTGCAGGCTGCCGGAAGGAATATGAAAGACGCTACACAGCTGAAATATGATTTCAGAAACCCATTCGTGTTGTGTGGAGCCACGTATGTCCCCATATATCGAGGCCAGAGAGACATAACTTGCCCCTACTGCAGCACGCACTTCGTCCCATCTCAGGAAGGCCAGCTTTGCACTGTTTGTGACCTTGCCGTGGTCGGATCTGATGCATCCGGCTTACGCTGTTCTCCTACACAAAGATGA